The window gaactgcacagctcccggggtcaccagaaagcagttagacagaaaaaaacaactcaacttcagaagctaataactattgcaaggattaagattttttaatcgaagtaatttacaaatttgtttaactttccggagccagttgatatataaaaaaaagttttggcctggaatacccctttaaggacacatgacgtactggaacgtcatgtgtccactcccgatctataacgcggggccacggcgtggcctcgcgtcatagtgggtcgggcccggcctctaacaacggccgagacccgtggctaatagcgcgcggcattgatcgcggtgccgcgcgctattaatcctttagacgcggcccaatcggtgatgtccagcattagctgtgggtcctagTTGCCTATCGTAACCGGGACCCCCccggtatgatgcaagctcacctgctgagcgcgtgTCATACTTTGGGAGCCGTaaatggacgttaatgaacgttCATTTGCggcaagggttttttttttttttttttatcaactggtgccagaacattagacagatttgtaaattacttctattaaaaaaatcttaatccttagagtatttatcagctgctgtatactcctgaggaagtttttttcttttttaatttctttagtctgaccacagtgctctctgctgacacctctgtccatgtcaggaactgccaggagcaggatagatttgctatggggatttgctcctactctggatagttccggagatggacagaggtgtcagcagagagcactgtggtcagacagaaaggaaattcaaaaagaaaagaacttcctgtggagcatatagcagctgataagtactggattttttaaatagaagttaattacaaatctgtttaacgtgctggcaccagttgatttaaaaaacattttttttcaccggagtagacCTTTAAATAATGTAGATTGGTGGAATTTTCCATGATTTATATTTTCTTTCTCATGACCATTACAGATCGTGATCTTCAGGGGACAAAATGAATGCCCGGATCTTCTCAGTGAAAATCTCCATCTTACTTCTGCTGATCTTTATGTTTTTGTCTGGGTACTTATTCTGCTACCAAAGAAAAACAGACTTCACCAGGAAGTGGATTCCAAATTCCGTAACATTAGAGACAAAAACAATACAAAGAAGAAAACCTGTGAATAACTTGACTTACCCAGTATTCAAGCACCCCCTGGCTCCCCCATACCCGTACCCATACAACTTTATTCTCAACCAGCCAGACAAGTGCAAGAACCGGACGCCTTTCCTCGTTTTGATGGTGCTTGTAGAGAGCCAGGACATCATGTCTAGACACACAATCCGGGAAACATGGGGTAATGAAAGTCTTTATGATGTCGATGTGGTCAGGGTCTTTCTAGTGGGACAACCTGTACATATTCCTGACCAGACCCAGTTGTTATTGGAGGAAGAAAAAGAGGTCTTTGGGGACATCATCCAACAAGACTTCATGGACACCTATTATAATTTGACCTTGAAAACTTTATTGGGTATAGAATGGGTGACCAAGTTCTGTCCTTCTGCCAGCTATGTCATGAAGATAGACAACGACATGTTTGTCAATGTAGACTACTTAGTCCATCAGCTTCTTCGTCCAGACTTACCTGTTCTCCAAAATTACTTCACAGGATTCATAGTTTTCAATGGTTCACCCTATAGGGACTCCTCTTCCAAATGGTACCTACCTAAGGAGGTCTATCCAAATGACACTTTCCCACCATATTGCGCTGGTCCTGGATATGTGTTTTCAGTtgacatggcgcaaaaaatctaTGATGTGTCCCAAGACATTAGGGTCATCCCCATGGAAGATGTGTTTATGGGGGTATGCTTGTATGAGCTCCGTATCCCACCTACCGAACCACCTCCAGGTATATTTAATGGCCTCAGGATTGATTATGACCTTTGCACTTTTAAGAAAGTTGTGACAGTGCACAAATACAAAAGAGAAGAGCTAAAGACTATATGGACAGACTTTTGGACCAAGAAATCTCAGACCTGCTAggaaatgggattttttttatttcatagaaACTAAAAATGGAAAGAATGAAACCATTTAAAATGGAAAAATCTCTACTACGCATTTGATAACTTTTTCTCGCATTCAACTCTAGGATGTGATGGGCTGATGAAGTCCTTCTTCTGATAGGCACCCTCCTTATTTATGGTGCTATGTAATGGTTACTATTCTCTGTGGCAATATATGAACAGTTGGCTCCTTGAGAAAAGCAGAGGGATCTGCTATCAGAAGCTGAAGCCCCTCTCTAGGTTTTACAGAATATTGTCTATATTttctattcattttatttataataaaatattttattgtatatgtgagtcaATTACGGAATCTGAAAGGGAAGTTTTCGAAAAAGCCCATATGGGAgcaccacaaccccccccccccccattgttctAGGTAGGGTTAGACTAATCCAGCTTGGTTCCAAATGATCTTCTGGTTGGTCATAGTTCTTACATAACTGGTCTCTACAAGAACAGGGCTAAAATATTCAAGGAGAAGGGAACCCCTTACCATAGCTCACCATTGTTCTAGTCAGGGTTAGACTGATCCAGCTTGATTCCAAATGATCCTCTGGTTGGTCGTAGTTCTTACAAAAAATAATGGATCTCTACAAGAACAGGGCTACAGTAGTCAAAGAGAAGGGAACCCCTTAAAGAGATGGTTTCAGAGTCAACCACTTGCCACTAGGGccagggctgtctttaattttgattggaccctcatattcctcatattccgtccccgtatccctttctcatatccctttctcatatcccgtcctcatatctcgcccTTATATCtctttctcatatcccgacctcatatctcaacctcatatctcgacctcctatcccttccttatatctcgacctcatatcccgacctcatatttgacctagtatcccaacctcatatcccatcatcatatgccatcctcatatcccaatctctgCACCTACCTGCTGGACAgtcggcaggatgtttaaaagtcccaaGAAATCTCTCCAGCCCAAAaaggggtgggttagggttgattgaaaggggtactccagtggaaaacattattattattattttttatattaaaggggttatccaggaaaacaattttatttttatttatcaactggctccagaaagttaaacagatttctaaatgacttctattaaaaaatcttaatcctttcagtacttatgagcttctgaagttaaggttgttcttttctgtctaagtgctctataatgacacctgtctcgggaaccgcccagtttagaagcaaatccccataggaacccTCTTCTAGactgagcggttcccgagacacgtgtcatcaaagagcacttagacagaaaagagcaaccttaacttcagaagctcaaaaatactgagaggattaagattttttttatagaagtaatttacaaatctgtttaactttctggagccaattgatatataaaaaaaaagttttttcctggataacccattaaactggtgccagttttgtcttgtccacagtgctctctgctggcacctgatgcccgtatcaggaactgtccagagaaggagaaaatcatcATATCAaagctatgctgctctggacagtttctgacacggacagagcactgtggacaagacaaaaaagaaattcaaagaaaaaataatttcctctgtagcaaacagctgctaatacgtactggaaggattaagatttttaaatagaagtcatttacaaatctgtttaactttcaggcaccagttcattaaaaaaaagttttccaccagagtacccctttaactttactatatttttagttgacgtATAAGTAACGTGTACCAGGTGTAATCAATATATCTCCAGCCCTTTTATAACCTATGCCATATTGATATAgagcaacaatttttttaaaaaaatttttgttgagATCCTCAAAGTGTTCTTTGTcaggaggtgccatgttgaacttccactgaccagtattagagagtgtgagagcgataacaccaaatttaagacacctgcttccCATTCACACCTGAAACCTTGTAACACttacaagtcacatgacaccagggaTAGAAAATGGCAAATTTGTCCCAATTTGGACAtgcccacttaggggtgtactcacttttgttgccaatgtTTAGACATTACTGGCTGTgtgttacaggggtactccggtggaaatgtatGATACACAATACTTGTGATTTACGGTAAATAAATCTTttgaaacatttttaattttgacTTCTCATTTGTATTATTATCATCGTAAACATTTCAAGATTCCTATAATAAGAGGTACAGCATATATTAGACAAAAGGCcgaactaagggggagatttatcaaaacccgtccagaagaAAAGTAATAAGGCTGCTGCGCTAAGTCATTCCTCCAGGCAGTCACTGCAGTTTTTTAAGAGTACTGCAGTGGCTGCCTGAGATAAGAGCAGACACCATGCCCCAGTGACGTGCGACAACGTGATGCCGACCGAAAAGTGTGTGCATAGCAGAGGGGAATAAGCCAACGGCCCGCTGCCTGTCTGCTGGCTTCTTGCAATGCTGTGCTGCTGCTGATTGACTATGGCGCCCGGCCTGTGAACAACCACCCAGCTTGCCAGACAACCGGACATCCTCGGTCCTCCGAACACTGGTTAGTAGGGTCccgctttgtgcccccatataggatATAGGTGCCCAATAAATAGTTGTAAGCCCATTCTGTGCCACCATATAAACTTAGGCCCCTttgtgccctcatatatagttgtaagccccttTGTGCCCCAATAAATATTTGTAAACCCCTCTTTTGTGCCCCTCTTATATAAAGTTGTAAGTTAATTCTGTGCCCCATATGTAGTTgtaggcaggggtcaagtcctggggggaaaaaaagtgtgggaactcacccaagattttcactcaagggcTGTTTCGGCAGGATTCCTGCTAAtcgggaacagtgttcctgctgtggaaaaagtgcaggaactcagttcccacgcgttcctgcaggacttgagccctggttgtaggcctcctctgtgcccccatatatagttgtaaacCCCCTCTGTCGGTGGCTGTGCCCCCACGGATGAATTGCCTTTAGCTGTATACAGTACGTTAGTGTACTACCCCACTTTGCTGCTACACTGCTCCTCCAGTACAGGATTAGGAGGAGCAGTAGGTCcacggaccagaggagcagtggtcggagcactgaagctgacaaAGTGGTGCGCCGGCCCCCGTGTCCTCCTGTTCCTCTTCTTCAGATTGGGAGCTTGGCACATAG is drawn from Hyla sarda isolate aHylSar1 chromosome 4, aHylSar1.hap1, whole genome shotgun sequence and contains these coding sequences:
- the LOC130367771 gene encoding beta-1,3-galactosyltransferase 2-like — its product is MNARIFSVKISILLLLIFMFLSGYLFCYQRKTDFTRKWIPNSVTLETKTIQRRKPVNNLTYPVFKHPLAPPYPYPYNFILNQPDKCKNRTPFLVLMVLVESQDIMSRHTIRETWGNESLYDVDVVRVFLVGQPVHIPDQTQLLLEEEKEVFGDIIQQDFMDTYYNLTLKTLLGIEWVTKFCPSASYVMKIDNDMFVNVDYLVHQLLRPDLPVLQNYFTGFIVFNGSPYRDSSSKWYLPKEVYPNDTFPPYCAGPGYVFSVDMAQKIYDVSQDIRVIPMEDVFMGVCLYELRIPPTEPPPGIFNGLRIDYDLCTFKKVVTVHKYKREELKTIWTDFWTKKSQTC